AATCCCAAGGTGGAATCTATGGTTTGAGCTAAAAGAGCATCAAATTGCTCCATAATAGAAAAAATTCCTCCAAAAGGAGTGAGTTTCTCAGATTTTATTTGTATCTTTGCCATGTCATATTAGAGTTTTGCTTGTCTTCTTTTCGCAACACTAAGGTAAGTGAAAATTCTGACATGGCAAAATCCTGGGCAACTTTTTGTTGCTCAGGCACTTATAAATAATGTTAAACTATAGTGTTGCGGAATTAAGGATAATGAACAAAGTAAATATAAAAGATAGTCAAAATTTTATTACTTCAAAATATCACATAGAAAAAATAATGAATTGCATAAGTTTAGATGAAAAAGATAACATCTTTGAAATAGGTGCAGGGAAAGGTCATTTTACTGCTGAATTGGTAAAGAGATGTAATTTTGTTACGGCGATAGAAATTGATTCTAAATTATGTGAGGTAACTCGTAATAAGCTCTTAAATTATCCTAACTATCAAATAGTAAATGATGATATACTAAAATTTACATTTCCTAGCCACAATCCATATAAAATATTTGGCAACATACCTTACAACATAAGCACAAATATAATTCGAAAAATTGTTTTTGAAAGTTCAGCCACAATAAGTTATTTAATAGTGGAATATGGTTTTGCTAAAATGTTATTAGATACAAACAGATCACTAGCATTGCTGTTAATGGCAGAGGTAGATATTTCTATATTAGCAAAAATTCCCAGGTATTATTTCCATCCAAAACCTAAAGTGGATAGCGCATTAATTGTATTAAAAAGAAAGCCAGCAAAAATGGCATTTAAAGAGAGAAAAAAATATGAAACTTTTGTAATGAAATGGGTTAACAAAGAGTATGAAAAACTGTTTACAAAAATCAATTTAATAAAGCTTTAAAATATGCGAGAATATATGATATAAACAATATTAGTTTCGAACAATTTGTATCGCTATTTAATAGTTATAAAATATTTAACGGCTAAAAACAATAGGCCACATGCAACTGTAAATGTTTAGTTATAGGTAGGGTAGCATAAGTTAAAATGCTATTCTGCCTTTTAAAAGTATGGTATACATTCCAGAGAGAGATTGGATATGTTCCCGCCTACCGATAGTGCCAAAAACGTAGTGGATATGTTTCCGAGAACGGATACGCTCAAATGACATTCATTCTGTCCTCTCGAGCCATGTTGAGAGCGTGGTTCTGTTGACTAAAGTACATAATTGATAGTGTGAAAATGCTTGAAATATAAGGCTTATCCGAGGATTTGGACGTAAATCCAGGTCCTCGGATTTTCCGCGTTTTAGAGGCTGCAAAGAGATGAATTTTTATAGTTGGATAGACAGAAGTGTTGATTTGGGGTTGGATAGACAAAAATATTGACATAAGACCATTGCCATAACCTAAGAGAAGAAGAACGGAGAGAAATAACTTTTTAAACGAGGGGGAATTCAGATGAAAGAAAACAAATATGATGATAATATATTTTTTCAAAAATACAGTCAAATGAGTCGCTCACAGCAGGGACTAGCCGGTGCAGGAGAATGGGAAACATTGAGAAAGCTGCTGCCGGATTTTAAAGATAAGCGTGTGCTTGATTTAGGATGCGGCTATGGATGGCACTGTATTTATGCGATGGAACACGGAGCGTCTTCTGTTGTAGGTGTTGATATTTCTCATAAAATGCTCGAGGTAGCCAAAGAAAAAACACATTTTCCACAGGTTGAATATAAATGCTGTGCTATAGAAGATGTGGAATTCCCAGAGGAGAGTTTTGATGTAATATTAAGTTCACTTGCGTTTCACTATGTAGCAGATTATGAGATTTTAGTAAAAAAGATATATAGAATACTGAAGTCTGGTGGTAATCTAGTTTTTACGGT
This region of Segatella copri genomic DNA includes:
- a CDS encoding class I SAM-dependent methyltransferase, producing MKENKYDDNIFFQKYSQMSRSQQGLAGAGEWETLRKLLPDFKDKRVLDLGCGYGWHCIYAMEHGASSVVGVDISHKMLEVAKEKTHFPQVEYKCCAIEDVEFPEESFDVILSSLAFHYVADYEILVKKIYRILKSGGNLVFTVEHPVFTAYGTQDWHYNEKGEILHFPVDNYYYEGKRTAVFLGEKVTKYHRTLTTYLNTLLSNGFIINHIVEPQPPENMMDIPGMQDEMRRPMMLIVSANKKVYR